A single region of the Vallitalea longa genome encodes:
- a CDS encoding prolyl oligopeptidase family serine peptidase produces MKKLILITLIILLTFSGCNNYSKSDEPITDSNQSESTENGTSPEQEKSNDTDNKYEKTAIDLFNLYINKDFKSIIDDTNFSKELQNQLSEDNLAKADTQITGLVGDFEKILSTNSITQDKNTTVTIISKCSKSNLMCIVMFDENESILGFNLLPTSEGADLDVSLPENAEEIPVEFGADEYKLSGLLTVPKGKDEYPIVILVQGSGPSDKDETIGPNKPFRDIAYSLVSNGIGVLRYDKRTYTHRNKIIANQDQLTVYDETIDDVVYAYDYLVDNKDITAKGIYIIGHSLGGYLMPRIANELPDANGYIFLAGSARPLEDLLVYQIPYLANLDNIVTDEEQQQIDYYKNVYDRVKSLDESSTYTAKDLGGTGKKYWLDLKDYRPTVMAQEITKPMLFLQGKRDYQVTLDDFNLWKESLESKDTVTFKLYDGLNHLFMKGEGTPSPTEYSIASNVDKQVTDDIAEFILSNQ; encoded by the coding sequence AAGAAAAATCAAATGATACTGATAATAAGTATGAAAAAACAGCTATAGATTTATTCAACTTATATATAAACAAAGACTTTAAATCCATAATTGATGATACTAATTTTTCTAAAGAATTACAAAATCAATTAAGTGAAGATAATTTAGCAAAAGCAGATACCCAAATTACTGGTTTGGTTGGAGATTTTGAAAAGATTTTATCCACTAACTCAATTACTCAGGATAAAAATACAACAGTAACCATAATAAGTAAATGTAGCAAATCCAATCTCATGTGTATTGTCATGTTTGATGAAAACGAATCCATACTAGGCTTTAATTTATTACCAACCTCTGAAGGAGCTGACCTAGACGTTTCTCTCCCTGAAAATGCAGAAGAAATACCCGTTGAATTTGGTGCAGATGAATACAAATTATCTGGTTTATTGACTGTTCCAAAAGGCAAAGATGAGTACCCGATAGTTATTCTTGTACAAGGTTCCGGACCAAGTGATAAAGATGAGACTATCGGACCAAATAAACCTTTTAGAGACATAGCATATTCACTTGTAAGTAATGGCATTGGAGTTCTCAGATATGATAAAAGGACTTACACTCATAGGAATAAAATAATCGCTAATCAAGATCAATTAACTGTATATGATGAAACCATAGATGATGTAGTCTATGCATATGATTATCTTGTTGACAATAAAGATATCACTGCTAAAGGTATATATATTATAGGACATAGTCTGGGAGGATATTTAATGCCTCGTATAGCTAATGAACTTCCTGATGCAAATGGATACATCTTCCTTGCAGGTTCTGCTAGGCCATTAGAAGATTTATTAGTTTATCAGATTCCTTATCTAGCTAACTTGGATAATATTGTTACTGATGAAGAGCAACAACAAATTGATTATTATAAAAATGTTTATGATCGTGTAAAATCACTTGACGAATCAAGTACTTATACCGCAAAAGATTTAGGAGGCACAGGTAAAAAATATTGGTTGGACCTAAAAGATTATCGACCTACAGTAATGGCACAAGAAATTACTAAACCAATGTTATTCTTGCAAGGGAAAAGAGATTACCAAGTTACTCTAGATGATTTCAATCTATGGAAAGAAAGCTTAGAATCCAAGGATACCGTTACATTCAAATTATATGATGGGCTTAATCATCTATTTATGAAAGGTGAAGGCACTCCTTCTCCAACTGAATATTCCATAGCTTCTAACGTAGATAAACAAGTTACTGATGATATAGCTGAATTTATTTTATCAAATCAATGA